From Cricetulus griseus strain 17A/GY chromosome 1 unlocalized genomic scaffold, alternate assembly CriGri-PICRH-1.0 chr1_0, whole genome shotgun sequence, a single genomic window includes:
- the B3galnt1 gene encoding UDP-GalNAc:beta-1,3-N-acetylgalactosaminyltransferase 1 isoform X4, which translates to MAPAVLTTLLNRMSLRSLKWSLLLLSLLSFLVMWYLSLPHYNVIERVNWMYFYEYEPIYRQDFRFTLREHSNCSHQNPFLVILVTSRPSDVKARQAIRVTWGEKKSWWGYEVLTFFLLGQQAEKEDKMLALSLEDEHLLYGDIIRQDFLDTYNNLTLKTIMAFRWVIEFCPNAKYVMKTDTDVFINTGNLVKYLLNLNHSEKFFTGYPLIDNYSYRGFFHKNHISYQEYPFKVFPPYCSGLGYIMSSDLVPRIYEMMSHVKPIKFEDVYVGICLNLLKVNIHIPEDTNLFFLYRIHLDVCQLRRVIAAHGFSSKEIITYWQVMLRNTTCHY; encoded by the coding sequence ATGGCCCCAGCCGTCTTGACTACCCTTCTCAATAGGATGTCACTGAGATCCCTCAAATGGAGCCTCCTGCTGCTGTCCCTGCTGAGTTTCCTGGTGATGTGGTACCTCAGCCTTCCCCACTACAATGTCATTGAACGTGTGAACTGGATGTACTTTTATGAGTATGAGCCAATTTACAGACAAGACTTTCGCTTCACACTCCGGGAACATTCAAACTGCTCTCATCAGAACCCATTCCTAGTCATCCTGGTGACCTCGCGCCCCTCGGATGTGAAAGCTAGACAAGCAATTAGAGTTACTTGGGGTGAAAAAAAGTCCTGGTGGGGATATGAGgttcttacatttttcttattaGGCCAGCAGGctgaaaaggaagacaaaatgcTAGCGCTGTCCTTAGAAGATGAACACCTTCTCTATGGCGATATCATACGGCAAGATTTTTTGGACACATACAATAACTTGACCTTGAAAACCATTATGGCTTTCAGGTGGGTAATTGAGTTTTGCCCCAATGCCAAGTATGTCATGAAAACAGACACCGATGTGTTCATCAACACGGGCAATTTGGTCAAGTATCTTCTAAACTTAAACCACTCAGAGAAGTTCTTCACAGGTTACCCTCTAATTGATAACTATTCCTATAGAGGGTTTTTCCACAAGAACCATATCTCATACCAGGAGTACCCTTTCAAAGTGTTCCCTCCCTACTGTAGCGGGCTGGGCTACATCATGTCCAGTGACCTAGTGCCGAGGATCTATGAGATGATGAGTCACGTGAAACCCATCAAGTTTGAAGACGTGTATGTTGGGATTTGCTTGAATTTGTTAAAAGTGAACATTCATATTCCAGAAGACAcaaatcttttctttctgtataggATCCACTTGGATGTATGTCAGCTCAGGCGTGTGATTGCAGCCCATGGCTTTTCTTCCAAGGAGATCATCACATATTGGCAGGTTATGCTGAGGAACACCACGTGCCACTACTAA
- the B3galnt1 gene encoding UDP-GalNAc:beta-1,3-N-acetylgalactosaminyltransferase 1 isoform X1, which produces MAPAVLTTLLNRMSLRSLKWSLLLLSLLSFLVMWYLSLPHYNVIERVNWMYFYEYEPIYRQDFRFTLREHSNCSHQNPFLVILVTSRPSDVKARQAIRVTWGEKKSWWGYEVLTFFLLGQQAEKEDKMLALSLEDEHLLYGDIIRQDFLDTYNNLTLKTIMAFRWVIEFCPNAKYVMKTDTDVFINTGNLVKYLLNLNHSEKFFTGYPLIDNYSYRGFFHKNHISYQEYPFKVFPPYCSGLGYIMSSDLVPRIYEMMSHVKPIKFEDVYVGICLNLLKVNIHIPEDTNLFFLYRIHLDVCQLRRVIAAHGFSSKEIITYWQCWPFLVELFLREERGVLVPRFQGTQLSLSPRGDEEQVIPLLLMMIWY; this is translated from the exons ATGGCCCCAGCCGTCTTGACTACCCTTCTCAATAGGATGTCACTGAGATCCCTCAAATGGAGCCTCCTGCTGCTGTCCCTGCTGAGTTTCCTGGTGATGTGGTACCTCAGCCTTCCCCACTACAATGTCATTGAACGTGTGAACTGGATGTACTTTTATGAGTATGAGCCAATTTACAGACAAGACTTTCGCTTCACACTCCGGGAACATTCAAACTGCTCTCATCAGAACCCATTCCTAGTCATCCTGGTGACCTCGCGCCCCTCGGATGTGAAAGCTAGACAAGCAATTAGAGTTACTTGGGGTGAAAAAAAGTCCTGGTGGGGATATGAGgttcttacatttttcttattaGGCCAGCAGGctgaaaaggaagacaaaatgcTAGCGCTGTCCTTAGAAGATGAACACCTTCTCTATGGCGATATCATACGGCAAGATTTTTTGGACACATACAATAACTTGACCTTGAAAACCATTATGGCTTTCAGGTGGGTAATTGAGTTTTGCCCCAATGCCAAGTATGTCATGAAAACAGACACCGATGTGTTCATCAACACGGGCAATTTGGTCAAGTATCTTCTAAACTTAAACCACTCAGAGAAGTTCTTCACAGGTTACCCTCTAATTGATAACTATTCCTATAGAGGGTTTTTCCACAAGAACCATATCTCATACCAGGAGTACCCTTTCAAAGTGTTCCCTCCCTACTGTAGCGGGCTGGGCTACATCATGTCCAGTGACCTAGTGCCGAGGATCTATGAGATGATGAGTCACGTGAAACCCATCAAGTTTGAAGACGTGTATGTTGGGATTTGCTTGAATTTGTTAAAAGTGAACATTCATATTCCAGAAGACAcaaatcttttctttctgtataggATCCACTTGGATGTATGTCAGCTCAGGCGTGTGATTGCAGCCCATGGCTTTTCTTCCAAGGAGATCATCACATATTGGCAG TGCTGGCCTTTCCTTGTTGAACTGTTTCTAAGGGAAGAAAGAGGTGTCCTTGTCCCCAGGTTCCAGGGGACacagctttctctttctcctagagGTGATGAAGAACAGGTAATTCCTCTCTTACTAATGATGATCTGGTATTAA
- the B3galnt1 gene encoding UDP-GalNAc:beta-1,3-N-acetylgalactosaminyltransferase 1 isoform X3 gives MAPAVLTTLLNRMSLRSLKWSLLLLSLLSFLVMWYLSLPHYNVIERVNWMYFYEYEPIYRQDFRFTLREHSNCSHQNPFLVILVTSRPSDVKARQAIRVTWGEKKSWWGYEVLTFFLLGQQAEKEDKMLALSLEDEHLLYGDIIRQDFLDTYNNLTLKTIMAFRWVIEFCPNAKYVMKTDTDVFINTGNLVKYLLNLNHSEKFFTGYPLIDNYSYRGFFHKNHISYQEYPFKVFPPYCSGLGYIMSSDLVPRIYEMMSHVKPIKFEDVYVGICLNLLKVNIHIPEDTNLFFLYRIHLDVCQLRRVIAAHGFSSKEIITYWQNLGMIENSRQYIS, from the exons ATGGCCCCAGCCGTCTTGACTACCCTTCTCAATAGGATGTCACTGAGATCCCTCAAATGGAGCCTCCTGCTGCTGTCCCTGCTGAGTTTCCTGGTGATGTGGTACCTCAGCCTTCCCCACTACAATGTCATTGAACGTGTGAACTGGATGTACTTTTATGAGTATGAGCCAATTTACAGACAAGACTTTCGCTTCACACTCCGGGAACATTCAAACTGCTCTCATCAGAACCCATTCCTAGTCATCCTGGTGACCTCGCGCCCCTCGGATGTGAAAGCTAGACAAGCAATTAGAGTTACTTGGGGTGAAAAAAAGTCCTGGTGGGGATATGAGgttcttacatttttcttattaGGCCAGCAGGctgaaaaggaagacaaaatgcTAGCGCTGTCCTTAGAAGATGAACACCTTCTCTATGGCGATATCATACGGCAAGATTTTTTGGACACATACAATAACTTGACCTTGAAAACCATTATGGCTTTCAGGTGGGTAATTGAGTTTTGCCCCAATGCCAAGTATGTCATGAAAACAGACACCGATGTGTTCATCAACACGGGCAATTTGGTCAAGTATCTTCTAAACTTAAACCACTCAGAGAAGTTCTTCACAGGTTACCCTCTAATTGATAACTATTCCTATAGAGGGTTTTTCCACAAGAACCATATCTCATACCAGGAGTACCCTTTCAAAGTGTTCCCTCCCTACTGTAGCGGGCTGGGCTACATCATGTCCAGTGACCTAGTGCCGAGGATCTATGAGATGATGAGTCACGTGAAACCCATCAAGTTTGAAGACGTGTATGTTGGGATTTGCTTGAATTTGTTAAAAGTGAACATTCATATTCCAGAAGACAcaaatcttttctttctgtataggATCCACTTGGATGTATGTCAGCTCAGGCGTGTGATTGCAGCCCATGGCTTTTCTTCCAAGGAGATCATCACATATTGGCAG aaCTTGGGAATGATAGAGAATTCCAGGCAGTACATTTCCTAA
- the B3galnt1 gene encoding UDP-GalNAc:beta-1,3-N-acetylgalactosaminyltransferase 1 isoform X2, which translates to MAPAVLTTLLNRMSLRSLKWSLLLLSLLSFLVMWYLSLPHYNVIERVNWMYFYEYEPIYRQDFRFTLREHSNCSHQNPFLVILVTSRPSDVKARQAIRVTWGEKKSWWGYEVLTFFLLGQQAEKEDKMLALSLEDEHLLYGDIIRQDFLDTYNNLTLKTIMAFRWVIEFCPNAKYVMKTDTDVFINTGNLVKYLLNLNHSEKFFTGYPLIDNYSYRGFFHKNHISYQEYPFKVFPPYCSGLGYIMSSDLVPRIYEMMSHVKPIKFEDVYVGICLNLLKVNIHIPEDTNLFFLYRIHLDVCQLRRVIAAHGFSSKEIITYWQCWPFLVELFLREERGVLVPRFQGTQLSLSPRGDEEQQPLQ; encoded by the exons ATGGCCCCAGCCGTCTTGACTACCCTTCTCAATAGGATGTCACTGAGATCCCTCAAATGGAGCCTCCTGCTGCTGTCCCTGCTGAGTTTCCTGGTGATGTGGTACCTCAGCCTTCCCCACTACAATGTCATTGAACGTGTGAACTGGATGTACTTTTATGAGTATGAGCCAATTTACAGACAAGACTTTCGCTTCACACTCCGGGAACATTCAAACTGCTCTCATCAGAACCCATTCCTAGTCATCCTGGTGACCTCGCGCCCCTCGGATGTGAAAGCTAGACAAGCAATTAGAGTTACTTGGGGTGAAAAAAAGTCCTGGTGGGGATATGAGgttcttacatttttcttattaGGCCAGCAGGctgaaaaggaagacaaaatgcTAGCGCTGTCCTTAGAAGATGAACACCTTCTCTATGGCGATATCATACGGCAAGATTTTTTGGACACATACAATAACTTGACCTTGAAAACCATTATGGCTTTCAGGTGGGTAATTGAGTTTTGCCCCAATGCCAAGTATGTCATGAAAACAGACACCGATGTGTTCATCAACACGGGCAATTTGGTCAAGTATCTTCTAAACTTAAACCACTCAGAGAAGTTCTTCACAGGTTACCCTCTAATTGATAACTATTCCTATAGAGGGTTTTTCCACAAGAACCATATCTCATACCAGGAGTACCCTTTCAAAGTGTTCCCTCCCTACTGTAGCGGGCTGGGCTACATCATGTCCAGTGACCTAGTGCCGAGGATCTATGAGATGATGAGTCACGTGAAACCCATCAAGTTTGAAGACGTGTATGTTGGGATTTGCTTGAATTTGTTAAAAGTGAACATTCATATTCCAGAAGACAcaaatcttttctttctgtataggATCCACTTGGATGTATGTCAGCTCAGGCGTGTGATTGCAGCCCATGGCTTTTCTTCCAAGGAGATCATCACATATTGGCAG TGCTGGCCTTTCCTTGTTGAACTGTTTCTAAGGGAAGAAAGAGGTGTCCTTGTCCCCAGGTTCCAGGGGACacagctttctctttctcctagagGTGATGAAGAACAG CAGCCACTTCAGTAA